From the genome of Streptomyces sp. NBC_00523:
ACGCCAGGCCGAACTGACCGCCCTCCTGGACCGGACGGCCCGGGCGCTCCTGGACCGCGAGCCCTCCGCAGCGGCCCTCGGGACCGTCGCGGGGCTCCTGCGCGACGGACTCGCGGACTGGGCGCTGCTCGACCTGGGGCCCGTGGACGAGCCGGTCCGGATCGCGGTCCACGGCCCTCTGGCCCCGGAGGACGCGGGGCTGGAGAAGGCGTTCCTCCGGCAGGACCCGCGCGCCTGCCCCGTGGCCGTCGAGGTCATGGCCTCCGGCGCGGCGGCGGTGGAACAGCTGACGGACGACCTGGACCGGCTGGGCGCGGACGGGGACGGGGCGCCGCTCATGGCCCGCGCCGATGTCACCGCCCTGCTTTCCCTGCCGCTGACCGCGCCCGACGGCACGACGGTGCTGGGGGCGTTGACGCTGCTCCGAGCCGGGCCGCCGTTCTCGCTGCTGGAGGCCGCTGCCGCGGAGATCGCGGCGGGGCACATGGCCGTCGTCGCGCGGCGGAGCGGCGTGGGCGGGCCCGGCGCGCGCTGAGCGGCGGGCGGGGCGGACCGGGTGCGAAGAAAAACCGGCCGGTCAGGGGTGCCCGCGCCATGAGGTGGCATACGGCGAAGTGGGGCAGGGTGGAAAGCGTCTCGGCGCGAGCGGGCCCGCCCCCGGCCGACCGAGCATGGAGGACACGATGGTGCGGACTGTGGGTGTCGAGGAGGAGCTGCTGCTCGTGGACGAGCAGAGCGGCGAACCCAGAGCGCTGTCGACGGCCGTGCTGGCCCTGGCCGAGCGGCGCGCCGAGGGCGACTCGGCCTTCGAGCCGGAGCTGCATCGCCAGCAGTTGGAGTTCGCCACCGAGCCGCGCGCGGACATGCGGGAACTCGCGGACGAGATCCTGCGCTGGCGGGCGGAGGCGGCCCGCAGCGCCGCCGAGGCCGGGGGAGCGGTCGCCGCGCTCGCCACGTCCCCGCTGCCCGTCAGCCCGTCCATCGGCGAGGGCGAACGGTACCGCTGGCTCGCCGACAAGTTCGGGCTGACCACGCAGGAGCAGCTGACCTGCGGATGCCATGTGCACGTCTCCGTGGAGTCGGACGAGGAGGGCGTCGCGGTCCTGGACCGCATCCGCCCGTGGCTCGCGGTGGTGCTCGCGCTGAGCTCCAACTCGCCCTTCTGGCAGGGCCAGGACACCGCGTACAGCAGCTACCGCAGCCAGGTCTGGGGCCGCTGGCCCTCGGCCGGGCCGATGGAACTGTTCGGCTCCGCGCGCCGTTACCACGACGAGGTCGAAGCCCTCGTCGGCACGGGCGTCCTGCGCGACAAGGGCATGATCTACTTCGACGCCCGGCTCTCGCACCGCTATCCCACCGTCGAGGTCAGGGTCGCGGACGTCTGCCTCGACCCCGCCGACGCCGTGCTGCTCGCGACGCTGGTGCGCGGCCTGGTCGAGACGGCGGCCCGGGCCTGGCGGGCGGGCGGTCCGCCGGAGCCGTACGGGATGGGCCTGCTGCGCATGGCCGCCTGGC
Proteins encoded in this window:
- a CDS encoding glutamate--cysteine ligase, encoding MVRTVGVEEELLLVDEQSGEPRALSTAVLALAERRAEGDSAFEPELHRQQLEFATEPRADMRELADEILRWRAEAARSAAEAGGAVAALATSPLPVSPSIGEGERYRWLADKFGLTTQEQLTCGCHVHVSVESDEEGVAVLDRIRPWLAVVLALSSNSPFWQGQDTAYSSYRSQVWGRWPSAGPMELFGSARRYHDEVEALVGTGVLRDKGMIYFDARLSHRYPTVEVRVADVCLDPADAVLLATLVRGLVETAARAWRAGGPPEPYGMGLLRMAAWQAGRSGLEGELLHPATMRPAPAPAVVHALLTHVRDALEDTGDLAAAREGIDRLLKSGTGARIQRDALARTGSLHDAVTECVSRTRG